A genome region from Populus alba chromosome 5, ASM523922v2, whole genome shotgun sequence includes the following:
- the LOC118036687 gene encoding probable ubiquitin-like-specific protease 2B isoform X6, translating to MEECSPSSPTPDIADAVILNDLTPTNSFSYSEMSDIGIVVDYVVYRGKYCTGMVTFSYSGIKINGTTAHGDEGTFSFETGIDEIVSIESQNIQRFETVMIKLHILSKDAVQADNTQGMSGVEELEVVVVEPNWSRKWEEITYLNVKYSALLSVIHDMDIAMNGVDSLQQRRYFPSFDSEFEDVIYPKEDSDAVSISKRDVDLLQPETFINDTIIDFYIKYLKNQIPSEEKQRYHFFNSFFFRKLADLDKDPSNVKDGKAAFLRVHKWTRKVDMFGKDYIFIPVNFNLHWSLLVICHPGEIAGVKDEDTEISVKVPCILHMDPIKGTHAGLKNLVQSYLWEEWKERQKGSSEDMSSKFLNLRFVPLELPQQENSFDCGLFLLHYLELFLVEAPVNFSPFRINRFTKFLNGDWFPPAEASLKRTLIQRLISELLQNCSREVSSSGCSSEQQSNFPEINGKESGLELVSDRYSPDGACRVNLSSSGHGQGIEITLLGVSPMRNSHCVNDPGLVLREFFDPEVAAGSLLAHCPSFDQPSSYHHLNGTRSQIEEDDTETGFGADDSWNPGISLQADDNDSSSETSDCASDDSDVGIIENFPAKEDAGICQKEKFDQRKSPLMENVGCLTVSLASASGEMLENSAFGGIWNLRSTEEIDKIHDGSEHVSLASCQGNFSASLQEDPNLVEIVLNQDLEKEKVTRDNMQAIEGIHNLEGIDDTDRIRYDKENGNIATCQEKFSASLQEDHALVENGLHQDLQKTEGIENDMQTIGDDVMMVESDEQQAAKRPRRTS from the exons ATGGAGGAGTGTTCTCCATCAAGCCCCACTCCTGATATTGCAGATGCTG TTATTTTAAATGACCTCACACCAACCAATTCTTTCAGCTACTCAGAAATG AGTGACATTGGAATTGTTGTTGATTATGTTGTATACCGGGGTAAATATTGTACTGGGATGGTGACATTTTCTTACAGTGGCATTAAAATTAATGGTACAACTGCTCATGGAGATGAAGGAACCTTTAGCTTTGAAACAGGAATTGATGAAATTGTTAGTATTGAGTCTCAGAATATTCAAAGA TTTGAAACTGTAATGATTAAGCTTCACATACTTTCAAAGGATGCAGTACAAGCTGATAACACACAAGGCATGTCAG GTGTTGAGGAGTTGGAGGTTGTGGTTGTTGAGCCAAATTGGTCTAGGAAATGGGAAGAGATTACATATCTGAATGTGAAGTACTCAGCTCTACTGAGCGTTATACATGA CATGGATATTGCAATGAATGGAGTAGACTCACTTCAACAGAGGCGCTATTTTCCCAG TTTTGATTCAGAGTTCGAAGATGTTATCTATCCAAAAGAGGACTCGGATGCAGTTTCTATTAGTAAGAGAGATGTTGATCTATTACAACCAGAGACTTTCATCAATGATACAATCATTGACTTTTACATTAA GTATTTGAAGAATCAGATTCCATCTGAGGAGAAGCAAAGATACCATTTTTTCAATAGCTTTTTCTTTAGGAAGCTTGCTGATCTTGACAAAGATCCATCCAATGTGAAAGATGGCAAAGCTGCATTTTTACGTGTCCATAAATGGACCAGAAAAGTGGATATGTTTGGAAAAGACTACATTTTCATTCCTGTAAACTTCAA TCTTCACTGGAGTTTATTAGTAATATGCCATCCGGGTGAAATAGCTGGTGTGAAAG ATGAAGACACAGAAATATCTGTCAAAGTACCATGTATATTGCACATGGATCCTATCAAAGGAACTCATGCAGGTCTCAAAAATCTTGTTCAAAG TTATTTATGGGAAGAATGGAAAGAGAGGCAGAAGGGCTCATCTGAAGACATGTCTTcaaaattcttgaatttgcGGTTTGTCCCACTTGAG CTGCCACAGCAGGAAAATTCATTTGATTGTGGCCTGTTCCTGCTTCATTATCTGGAGCTCTTTTTGGTAGAGGCCCCAGTGAATTTTAGTCCATTCAGAATAAACAGGTTTACTAAGTTT CTTAATGGGGATTGGTTTCCTCCTGCTGAAGCTTCTCTCAAGCGTACACTTATCCAGAGGCTAATCTCTGAGCTGCTTCAAAATTGTTCTCGGGAAGTTTCTTCTAGTGGTTGCAGCAGTGAACAACAGTCTAATTTCCCTGAAATTAATGGGAAAGAATCTGGATTGGAGCTTGTTTCAGACAGATACTCTCCTGATGGAGCTTGTCGTGTTAATTTATCAAGCTCTGGCCATGGTCAGGGCATTGAAATTACTCTATTGGGAGTATCACCTATGAGGAATTCTCATTGTGTTAATGATCCTGGCCTGGTTCTCAGGGAATTTTTTGATCCGGAAGTTGCTGCTGGATCATTACTTGCACATTGTCCATCCTTTGACCAGCCATCGTCTTATCACCACCTTAATGGTACTAGGTCACAGATAGAG GAGGATGATACTGAAACTG GTTTTGGAGCTGATGATTCTTGGAATCCAGGGATTTCTTTGCAAGCAGATGACAATGATTCATCTTCAGAAACATCAGACTGTGCCTCTGATGATTCAGATGTAGGAATCATTGAAAATTTTCCAGCCAAGGAAGATGCAGGTATTTGTCAGAAAGAGAAATTTGATCAACGAAAATCTCCTTTGATGGAAAATGTAGGGTGTTTGACCGTAAGCCTTGCTTCTGCCTCTGGCGAGATGCTTGAGAATTCTGCCTTTGGAGGTATTTGGAACCTTAGAAGTACTGAGGAGATTGACAAGATACATGATGGCAGTGAGCATGTTAGCCTTGCATCTTGTCAGGGAAATTTCTCAGCATCACTGCAAGAAGACCCCAACTTGGTAGAGATTGTGTTGAATCAAGatttggaaaaggaaaaggtcaCTCGGGATAATATGCAAGCAATTGAAGGTATACATAACCTTGAAGGTATTGATGACACTGACAGGATTCGCTATGACAAAGAAAATGGCAACATTGCTACTTGTCAGGAAAAATTTTCTGCATCATTGCAAGAAGACCACGCTTTGGTAGAGAATGGATTGCATCAAGATTTGCAAAAGACTGAGGGCATTGAGAATGATATGCAAACGATTGGTGATGATGTGATGATGGTAGAATCAGATGAACAGCAAGCTGCAAAGAGGCCCAGGCGTACCTCCTGA
- the LOC118036687 gene encoding probable ubiquitin-like-specific protease 2B isoform X5 has translation MEECSPSSPTPDIADAGVILNDLTPTNSFSYSEMSDIGIVVDYVVYRGKYCTGMVTFSYSGIKINGTTAHGDEGTFSFETGIDEIVSIESQNIQRFETVMIKLHILSKDAVQADNTQGMSGVEELEVVVVEPNWSRKWEEITYLNVKYSALLSVIHDMDIAMNGVDSLQQRRYFPSFDSEFEDVIYPKEDSDAVSISKRDVDLLQPETFINDTIIDFYIKYLKNQIPSEEKQRYHFFNSFFFRKLADLDKDPSNVKDGKAAFLRVHKWTRKVDMFGKDYIFIPVNFNLHWSLLVICHPGEIAGVKDEDTEISVKVPCILHMDPIKGTHAGLKNLVQSYLWEEWKERQKGSSEDMSSKFLNLRFVPLELPQQENSFDCGLFLLHYLELFLVEAPVNFSPFRINRFTKFLNGDWFPPAEASLKRTLIQRLISELLQNCSREVSSSGCSSEQQSNFPEINGKESGLELVSDRYSPDGACRVNLSSSGHGQGIEITLLGVSPMRNSHCVNDPGLVLREFFDPEVAAGSLLAHCPSFDQPSSYHHLNGTRSQIEEDDTETGFGADDSWNPGISLQADDNDSSSETSDCASDDSDVGIIENFPAKEDAGICQKEKFDQRKSPLMENVGCLTVSLASASGEMLENSAFGGIWNLRSTEEIDKIHDGSEHVSLASCQGNFSASLQEDPNLVEIVLNQDLEKEKVTRDNMQAIEGIHNLEGIDDTDRIRYDKENGNIATCQEKFSASLQEDHALVENGLHQDLQKTEGIENDMQTIGDDVMMVESDEQQAAKRPRRTS, from the exons ATGGAGGAGTGTTCTCCATCAAGCCCCACTCCTGATATTGCAGATGCTGGTG TTATTTTAAATGACCTCACACCAACCAATTCTTTCAGCTACTCAGAAATG AGTGACATTGGAATTGTTGTTGATTATGTTGTATACCGGGGTAAATATTGTACTGGGATGGTGACATTTTCTTACAGTGGCATTAAAATTAATGGTACAACTGCTCATGGAGATGAAGGAACCTTTAGCTTTGAAACAGGAATTGATGAAATTGTTAGTATTGAGTCTCAGAATATTCAAAGA TTTGAAACTGTAATGATTAAGCTTCACATACTTTCAAAGGATGCAGTACAAGCTGATAACACACAAGGCATGTCAG GTGTTGAGGAGTTGGAGGTTGTGGTTGTTGAGCCAAATTGGTCTAGGAAATGGGAAGAGATTACATATCTGAATGTGAAGTACTCAGCTCTACTGAGCGTTATACATGA CATGGATATTGCAATGAATGGAGTAGACTCACTTCAACAGAGGCGCTATTTTCCCAG TTTTGATTCAGAGTTCGAAGATGTTATCTATCCAAAAGAGGACTCGGATGCAGTTTCTATTAGTAAGAGAGATGTTGATCTATTACAACCAGAGACTTTCATCAATGATACAATCATTGACTTTTACATTAA GTATTTGAAGAATCAGATTCCATCTGAGGAGAAGCAAAGATACCATTTTTTCAATAGCTTTTTCTTTAGGAAGCTTGCTGATCTTGACAAAGATCCATCCAATGTGAAAGATGGCAAAGCTGCATTTTTACGTGTCCATAAATGGACCAGAAAAGTGGATATGTTTGGAAAAGACTACATTTTCATTCCTGTAAACTTCAA TCTTCACTGGAGTTTATTAGTAATATGCCATCCGGGTGAAATAGCTGGTGTGAAAG ATGAAGACACAGAAATATCTGTCAAAGTACCATGTATATTGCACATGGATCCTATCAAAGGAACTCATGCAGGTCTCAAAAATCTTGTTCAAAG TTATTTATGGGAAGAATGGAAAGAGAGGCAGAAGGGCTCATCTGAAGACATGTCTTcaaaattcttgaatttgcGGTTTGTCCCACTTGAG CTGCCACAGCAGGAAAATTCATTTGATTGTGGCCTGTTCCTGCTTCATTATCTGGAGCTCTTTTTGGTAGAGGCCCCAGTGAATTTTAGTCCATTCAGAATAAACAGGTTTACTAAGTTT CTTAATGGGGATTGGTTTCCTCCTGCTGAAGCTTCTCTCAAGCGTACACTTATCCAGAGGCTAATCTCTGAGCTGCTTCAAAATTGTTCTCGGGAAGTTTCTTCTAGTGGTTGCAGCAGTGAACAACAGTCTAATTTCCCTGAAATTAATGGGAAAGAATCTGGATTGGAGCTTGTTTCAGACAGATACTCTCCTGATGGAGCTTGTCGTGTTAATTTATCAAGCTCTGGCCATGGTCAGGGCATTGAAATTACTCTATTGGGAGTATCACCTATGAGGAATTCTCATTGTGTTAATGATCCTGGCCTGGTTCTCAGGGAATTTTTTGATCCGGAAGTTGCTGCTGGATCATTACTTGCACATTGTCCATCCTTTGACCAGCCATCGTCTTATCACCACCTTAATGGTACTAGGTCACAGATAGAG GAGGATGATACTGAAACTG GTTTTGGAGCTGATGATTCTTGGAATCCAGGGATTTCTTTGCAAGCAGATGACAATGATTCATCTTCAGAAACATCAGACTGTGCCTCTGATGATTCAGATGTAGGAATCATTGAAAATTTTCCAGCCAAGGAAGATGCAGGTATTTGTCAGAAAGAGAAATTTGATCAACGAAAATCTCCTTTGATGGAAAATGTAGGGTGTTTGACCGTAAGCCTTGCTTCTGCCTCTGGCGAGATGCTTGAGAATTCTGCCTTTGGAGGTATTTGGAACCTTAGAAGTACTGAGGAGATTGACAAGATACATGATGGCAGTGAGCATGTTAGCCTTGCATCTTGTCAGGGAAATTTCTCAGCATCACTGCAAGAAGACCCCAACTTGGTAGAGATTGTGTTGAATCAAGatttggaaaaggaaaaggtcaCTCGGGATAATATGCAAGCAATTGAAGGTATACATAACCTTGAAGGTATTGATGACACTGACAGGATTCGCTATGACAAAGAAAATGGCAACATTGCTACTTGTCAGGAAAAATTTTCTGCATCATTGCAAGAAGACCACGCTTTGGTAGAGAATGGATTGCATCAAGATTTGCAAAAGACTGAGGGCATTGAGAATGATATGCAAACGATTGGTGATGATGTGATGATGGTAGAATCAGATGAACAGCAAGCTGCAAAGAGGCCCAGGCGTACCTCCTGA
- the LOC118036687 gene encoding probable ubiquitin-like-specific protease 2B isoform X4 — MKNYFKEEEEEIGELAAGQILVTQECGIPKNETSSLVCVDADAIDCDNAATRVRPRTVGEDLTTEEGNSAAPHLTSLSHEHDPCFPVDDFESKMIFSEHVTRISCHEAPLLGESQLNCGLRDGPPSSAELVDEHMEECSPSSPTPDIADAGVILNDLTPTNSFSYSEMSDIGIVVDYVVYRGKYCTGMVTFSYSGIKINGTTAHGDEGTFSFETGIDEIVSIESQNIQRFETVMIKLHILSKDAVQADNTQGMSGVEELEVVVVEPNWSRKWEEITYLNVKYSALLSVIHDFDSEFEDVIYPKEDSDAVSISKRDVDLLQPETFINDTIIDFYIKYLKNQIPSEEKQRYHFFNSFFFRKLADLDKDPSNVKDGKAAFLRVHKWTRKVDMFGKDYIFIPVNFNLHWSLLVICHPGEIAGVKDEDTEISVKVPCILHMDPIKGTHAGLKNLVQSYLWEEWKERQKGSSEDMSSKFLNLRFVPLELPQQENSFDCGLFLLHYLELFLVEAPVNFSPFRINRFTKFLNGDWFPPAEASLKRTLIQRLISELLQNCSREVSSSGCSSEQQSNFPEINGKESGLELVSDRYSPDGACRVNLSSSGHGQGIEITLLGVSPMRNSHCVNDPGLVLREFFDPEVAAGSLLAHCPSFDQPSSYHHLNGTRSQIEEDDTETGFGADDSWNPGISLQADDNDSSSETSDCASDDSDVGIIENFPAKEDAGICQKEKFDQRKSPLMENVGCLTVSLASASGEMLENSAFGGIWNLRSTEEIDKIHDGSEHVSLASCQGNFSASLQEDPNLVEIVLNQDLEKEKVTRDNMQAIEGIHNLEGIDDTDRIRYDKENGNIATCQEKFSASLQEDHALVENGLHQDLQKTEGIENDMQTIGDDVMMVESDEQQAAKRPRRTS; from the exons TCACCCAGGAATGTGGTATTCCTAAAAACGAAACCTCTAGTTTAGTTTGTGTAGATGCTGATGCTATTGACTGTGATAATGCTGCTACTCGTGTTCGGCCCCGAACTGTTGGAGAGGACTTAACCACTGAAGAAGGAAATTCTGCTGCTCCCCATTTAACATCTTTAAGTCATGAACACGACCCCTGTTTTCCGGTAGATGATTTTGAATCGAAAATGATTTTTAGTGAACACGTGACAAGAATTTCATGCCATGAAGCTCCTTTACTTGGGGAAAGCCAATTAAACTGTGGTCTTAGAGATGGTCCTCCGTCCAGT GCTGAGCTTGTTGATGAACACATGGAGGAGTGTTCTCCATCAAGCCCCACTCCTGATATTGCAGATGCTGGTG TTATTTTAAATGACCTCACACCAACCAATTCTTTCAGCTACTCAGAAATG AGTGACATTGGAATTGTTGTTGATTATGTTGTATACCGGGGTAAATATTGTACTGGGATGGTGACATTTTCTTACAGTGGCATTAAAATTAATGGTACAACTGCTCATGGAGATGAAGGAACCTTTAGCTTTGAAACAGGAATTGATGAAATTGTTAGTATTGAGTCTCAGAATATTCAAAGA TTTGAAACTGTAATGATTAAGCTTCACATACTTTCAAAGGATGCAGTACAAGCTGATAACACACAAGGCATGTCAG GTGTTGAGGAGTTGGAGGTTGTGGTTGTTGAGCCAAATTGGTCTAGGAAATGGGAAGAGATTACATATCTGAATGTGAAGTACTCAGCTCTACTGAGCGTTATACATGA TTTTGATTCAGAGTTCGAAGATGTTATCTATCCAAAAGAGGACTCGGATGCAGTTTCTATTAGTAAGAGAGATGTTGATCTATTACAACCAGAGACTTTCATCAATGATACAATCATTGACTTTTACATTAA GTATTTGAAGAATCAGATTCCATCTGAGGAGAAGCAAAGATACCATTTTTTCAATAGCTTTTTCTTTAGGAAGCTTGCTGATCTTGACAAAGATCCATCCAATGTGAAAGATGGCAAAGCTGCATTTTTACGTGTCCATAAATGGACCAGAAAAGTGGATATGTTTGGAAAAGACTACATTTTCATTCCTGTAAACTTCAA TCTTCACTGGAGTTTATTAGTAATATGCCATCCGGGTGAAATAGCTGGTGTGAAAG ATGAAGACACAGAAATATCTGTCAAAGTACCATGTATATTGCACATGGATCCTATCAAAGGAACTCATGCAGGTCTCAAAAATCTTGTTCAAAG TTATTTATGGGAAGAATGGAAAGAGAGGCAGAAGGGCTCATCTGAAGACATGTCTTcaaaattcttgaatttgcGGTTTGTCCCACTTGAG CTGCCACAGCAGGAAAATTCATTTGATTGTGGCCTGTTCCTGCTTCATTATCTGGAGCTCTTTTTGGTAGAGGCCCCAGTGAATTTTAGTCCATTCAGAATAAACAGGTTTACTAAGTTT CTTAATGGGGATTGGTTTCCTCCTGCTGAAGCTTCTCTCAAGCGTACACTTATCCAGAGGCTAATCTCTGAGCTGCTTCAAAATTGTTCTCGGGAAGTTTCTTCTAGTGGTTGCAGCAGTGAACAACAGTCTAATTTCCCTGAAATTAATGGGAAAGAATCTGGATTGGAGCTTGTTTCAGACAGATACTCTCCTGATGGAGCTTGTCGTGTTAATTTATCAAGCTCTGGCCATGGTCAGGGCATTGAAATTACTCTATTGGGAGTATCACCTATGAGGAATTCTCATTGTGTTAATGATCCTGGCCTGGTTCTCAGGGAATTTTTTGATCCGGAAGTTGCTGCTGGATCATTACTTGCACATTGTCCATCCTTTGACCAGCCATCGTCTTATCACCACCTTAATGGTACTAGGTCACAGATAGAG GAGGATGATACTGAAACTG GTTTTGGAGCTGATGATTCTTGGAATCCAGGGATTTCTTTGCAAGCAGATGACAATGATTCATCTTCAGAAACATCAGACTGTGCCTCTGATGATTCAGATGTAGGAATCATTGAAAATTTTCCAGCCAAGGAAGATGCAGGTATTTGTCAGAAAGAGAAATTTGATCAACGAAAATCTCCTTTGATGGAAAATGTAGGGTGTTTGACCGTAAGCCTTGCTTCTGCCTCTGGCGAGATGCTTGAGAATTCTGCCTTTGGAGGTATTTGGAACCTTAGAAGTACTGAGGAGATTGACAAGATACATGATGGCAGTGAGCATGTTAGCCTTGCATCTTGTCAGGGAAATTTCTCAGCATCACTGCAAGAAGACCCCAACTTGGTAGAGATTGTGTTGAATCAAGatttggaaaaggaaaaggtcaCTCGGGATAATATGCAAGCAATTGAAGGTATACATAACCTTGAAGGTATTGATGACACTGACAGGATTCGCTATGACAAAGAAAATGGCAACATTGCTACTTGTCAGGAAAAATTTTCTGCATCATTGCAAGAAGACCACGCTTTGGTAGAGAATGGATTGCATCAAGATTTGCAAAAGACTGAGGGCATTGAGAATGATATGCAAACGATTGGTGATGATGTGATGATGGTAGAATCAGATGAACAGCAAGCTGCAAAGAGGCCCAGGCGTACCTCCTGA
- the LOC118036687 gene encoding probable ubiquitin-like-specific protease 2B isoform X3 — MKNYFKEEEEEIGELAAGQILVTQECGIPKNETSSLVCVDADAIDCDNAATRVRPRTVGEDLTTEEGNSAAPHLTSLSHEHDPCFPVDDFESKMIFSEHVTRISCHEAPLLGESQLNCGLRDGPPSSAELVDEHMEECSPSSPTPDIADAGVILNDLTPTNSFSYSEMSDIGIVVDYVVYRGKYCTGMVTFSYSGIKINGTTAHGDEGTFSFETGIDEIVSIESQNIQRDAVQADNTQGMSGVEELEVVVVEPNWSRKWEEITYLNVKYSALLSVIHDMDIAMNGVDSLQQRRYFPSFDSEFEDVIYPKEDSDAVSISKRDVDLLQPETFINDTIIDFYIKYLKNQIPSEEKQRYHFFNSFFFRKLADLDKDPSNVKDGKAAFLRVHKWTRKVDMFGKDYIFIPVNFNLHWSLLVICHPGEIAGVKDEDTEISVKVPCILHMDPIKGTHAGLKNLVQSYLWEEWKERQKGSSEDMSSKFLNLRFVPLELPQQENSFDCGLFLLHYLELFLVEAPVNFSPFRINRFTKFLNGDWFPPAEASLKRTLIQRLISELLQNCSREVSSSGCSSEQQSNFPEINGKESGLELVSDRYSPDGACRVNLSSSGHGQGIEITLLGVSPMRNSHCVNDPGLVLREFFDPEVAAGSLLAHCPSFDQPSSYHHLNGTRSQIEEDDTETGFGADDSWNPGISLQADDNDSSSETSDCASDDSDVGIIENFPAKEDAGICQKEKFDQRKSPLMENVGCLTVSLASASGEMLENSAFGGIWNLRSTEEIDKIHDGSEHVSLASCQGNFSASLQEDPNLVEIVLNQDLEKEKVTRDNMQAIEGIHNLEGIDDTDRIRYDKENGNIATCQEKFSASLQEDHALVENGLHQDLQKTEGIENDMQTIGDDVMMVESDEQQAAKRPRRTS; from the exons TCACCCAGGAATGTGGTATTCCTAAAAACGAAACCTCTAGTTTAGTTTGTGTAGATGCTGATGCTATTGACTGTGATAATGCTGCTACTCGTGTTCGGCCCCGAACTGTTGGAGAGGACTTAACCACTGAAGAAGGAAATTCTGCTGCTCCCCATTTAACATCTTTAAGTCATGAACACGACCCCTGTTTTCCGGTAGATGATTTTGAATCGAAAATGATTTTTAGTGAACACGTGACAAGAATTTCATGCCATGAAGCTCCTTTACTTGGGGAAAGCCAATTAAACTGTGGTCTTAGAGATGGTCCTCCGTCCAGT GCTGAGCTTGTTGATGAACACATGGAGGAGTGTTCTCCATCAAGCCCCACTCCTGATATTGCAGATGCTGGTG TTATTTTAAATGACCTCACACCAACCAATTCTTTCAGCTACTCAGAAATG AGTGACATTGGAATTGTTGTTGATTATGTTGTATACCGGGGTAAATATTGTACTGGGATGGTGACATTTTCTTACAGTGGCATTAAAATTAATGGTACAACTGCTCATGGAGATGAAGGAACCTTTAGCTTTGAAACAGGAATTGATGAAATTGTTAGTATTGAGTCTCAGAATATTCAAAGA GATGCAGTACAAGCTGATAACACACAAGGCATGTCAG GTGTTGAGGAGTTGGAGGTTGTGGTTGTTGAGCCAAATTGGTCTAGGAAATGGGAAGAGATTACATATCTGAATGTGAAGTACTCAGCTCTACTGAGCGTTATACATGA CATGGATATTGCAATGAATGGAGTAGACTCACTTCAACAGAGGCGCTATTTTCCCAG TTTTGATTCAGAGTTCGAAGATGTTATCTATCCAAAAGAGGACTCGGATGCAGTTTCTATTAGTAAGAGAGATGTTGATCTATTACAACCAGAGACTTTCATCAATGATACAATCATTGACTTTTACATTAA GTATTTGAAGAATCAGATTCCATCTGAGGAGAAGCAAAGATACCATTTTTTCAATAGCTTTTTCTTTAGGAAGCTTGCTGATCTTGACAAAGATCCATCCAATGTGAAAGATGGCAAAGCTGCATTTTTACGTGTCCATAAATGGACCAGAAAAGTGGATATGTTTGGAAAAGACTACATTTTCATTCCTGTAAACTTCAA TCTTCACTGGAGTTTATTAGTAATATGCCATCCGGGTGAAATAGCTGGTGTGAAAG ATGAAGACACAGAAATATCTGTCAAAGTACCATGTATATTGCACATGGATCCTATCAAAGGAACTCATGCAGGTCTCAAAAATCTTGTTCAAAG TTATTTATGGGAAGAATGGAAAGAGAGGCAGAAGGGCTCATCTGAAGACATGTCTTcaaaattcttgaatttgcGGTTTGTCCCACTTGAG CTGCCACAGCAGGAAAATTCATTTGATTGTGGCCTGTTCCTGCTTCATTATCTGGAGCTCTTTTTGGTAGAGGCCCCAGTGAATTTTAGTCCATTCAGAATAAACAGGTTTACTAAGTTT CTTAATGGGGATTGGTTTCCTCCTGCTGAAGCTTCTCTCAAGCGTACACTTATCCAGAGGCTAATCTCTGAGCTGCTTCAAAATTGTTCTCGGGAAGTTTCTTCTAGTGGTTGCAGCAGTGAACAACAGTCTAATTTCCCTGAAATTAATGGGAAAGAATCTGGATTGGAGCTTGTTTCAGACAGATACTCTCCTGATGGAGCTTGTCGTGTTAATTTATCAAGCTCTGGCCATGGTCAGGGCATTGAAATTACTCTATTGGGAGTATCACCTATGAGGAATTCTCATTGTGTTAATGATCCTGGCCTGGTTCTCAGGGAATTTTTTGATCCGGAAGTTGCTGCTGGATCATTACTTGCACATTGTCCATCCTTTGACCAGCCATCGTCTTATCACCACCTTAATGGTACTAGGTCACAGATAGAG GAGGATGATACTGAAACTG GTTTTGGAGCTGATGATTCTTGGAATCCAGGGATTTCTTTGCAAGCAGATGACAATGATTCATCTTCAGAAACATCAGACTGTGCCTCTGATGATTCAGATGTAGGAATCATTGAAAATTTTCCAGCCAAGGAAGATGCAGGTATTTGTCAGAAAGAGAAATTTGATCAACGAAAATCTCCTTTGATGGAAAATGTAGGGTGTTTGACCGTAAGCCTTGCTTCTGCCTCTGGCGAGATGCTTGAGAATTCTGCCTTTGGAGGTATTTGGAACCTTAGAAGTACTGAGGAGATTGACAAGATACATGATGGCAGTGAGCATGTTAGCCTTGCATCTTGTCAGGGAAATTTCTCAGCATCACTGCAAGAAGACCCCAACTTGGTAGAGATTGTGTTGAATCAAGatttggaaaaggaaaaggtcaCTCGGGATAATATGCAAGCAATTGAAGGTATACATAACCTTGAAGGTATTGATGACACTGACAGGATTCGCTATGACAAAGAAAATGGCAACATTGCTACTTGTCAGGAAAAATTTTCTGCATCATTGCAAGAAGACCACGCTTTGGTAGAGAATGGATTGCATCAAGATTTGCAAAAGACTGAGGGCATTGAGAATGATATGCAAACGATTGGTGATGATGTGATGATGGTAGAATCAGATGAACAGCAAGCTGCAAAGAGGCCCAGGCGTACCTCCTGA